TGCCATTGCCGTCGCCAATGTCGATAGCGCCAAAGCTGCATTGAATGTGGCGCAAAAAGCGCTGGCAGATACTGTCATACGCGCGCCCATCTCAGGCATGATCAGCAACCGTATGGTGCAACCCGGTGAAAAGATTTCGCCGGATAACCGCTTGCTTGATGTCGTTGATTTACGCATGCTGGAAATGGAAGCACCGGTACCAACCCAGGATATTGCCAGCATCAAAATTGGTCAGGCCGTGCAACTGAAAATAGAAGGTGTGCCAGCGGCTGTCGATGGCAAGGTAGTGCGCATCAATCCTGCCACGACTGCAGGCTCACGTTCCATCATGGCCTATGTGCAGGTTGCCAATCCCGATACGATTTTGCGTGCGGGCATGTTTGGCGAGGCACAACTGGTCGTCGATAAAAAGTCAGAAGTGCTGACGGTGCCGGAAACAGCGATACAGTATGAAGCCGAACAGGCGTTTGTGTATGCGATAGAAAACAATGTCCTGCAACAAAAGCCAGTCAAGCTGGGCCTGCGTGGCGAAAACCAGGGCAAGCCTGTGGTGGAGGTGTTGTCCGGCCTGGCACCGCAAGCAAAGATAGTTAAAGCCAATCTGGGGCGCTTGCGTGCAGGCGTGGCTGTGAAGCTGATTACAACGACAGGCAAGGTGTAATCATGTGGTTCACACGTATCAGCATAGGCAACCCGGTACTGGCGACTATGATGATGGTTGCCTTTGTGGTGCTGGGTTTGTTTTCTTACAAACGCTTGCGGGTCGATCAGTTTCCCGATATTACTTTCCCGGTGGTGGTGATACAGACCGATTATCCTGGTGCCGCACCTGAGACCATAGAGTCGGACATTACCCGCAAGGTTGAAGAAACCGTCAATACCATCAATGGTATCAGCGCGCTGACTTCGCGTTCATACGAAGGCACGTCTGTCGTTATCCTGGAATTTGACCTGACCGTTGATCCCGCACAGGCAGCGCAGGATGTGCGTGAAAAAGTCGCGCTCATCAAGGCGGGCTTTCGCAAGGAAGTCAAAGAGCCCAGGGTGACGCGTTACGATCCTTCTGATAAACCTATCTTCTCGGTCTCGGTGACTAACGATGAGAAGATCAAAAAACGTGATTTCCGTGAACTGACCACCATCGGTGACCAGTTGGTGAAAAAGCGTCTGGAAAATGTACGCGGCGTCGGTTCAGTCACCCTGGTCGGTGGCGTCAAGCGTGAGATCAAGATTTACCTTAAGCCGGGTGAAATGGAATCGCTGGGCCTGGGTGTCGACCAGGTCATCAATGCCTTGCGCAATGAAAACCAGGAGTTGCCTACCGGTGCCATCCGTGCGCTCGACAATGAAAAGGTCGTACAGATACAAGGGCGCATCAAGAACCCGCAAGACTTCGCCCGCATCATCGTGGCCCGTCGCGGCGGCCAGCCAGTCATGCTGTCGCAAGTCGCCAGTGTGGTGGATGGTCAGGAAGAGCAAGAAAGTTTGGCCCTGTATAACGGCCAGCGCACGGTCGCACTGGATATTTTGAAGGCGCAGGGACAAAATACCATAGAGGTCGCCGATGGCCTGACTGCAGCTTTGCAGGCACTGGAGCCACAATTGCAGGCACAGTATCCGGGTGTCAAAGTACAAGTCATCAAGGATGGTTCGCGCCAGATACGTGTGGGTGTAGAGAATGTGCGCCGTACCCTGATAGAAGGTGCTGCACTGACAGTGCTGATCGTCTTCCTGTTTCTGAACTCCTGGCGTTCTACCGTCATCACGGGCCTGACCTTGCCGGTTGCCTTGATAGGTACCTTCCTGTTCATGGACATGTTTGGCTTTACCATCAACATGATTACCCTGATGGCCTTGTCGCTTTGTGTGGGTTTGCTGATTGATGATGCCATCGTCGTGCGTGAAAACATCGTGCGCCATGCTGGTATGAAGGTCAATGGCAAGTTCAAGGATCATCACACGGCAGCGCTCGAAGGTACGGCAGAGATAGGCCTGGCAGTTTTGGCGACGACCTTTTCTATCGTCGCGGTATTCTTGCCTGTCGGTTTCATGGGCGGGATTATCGGTCGCTTCTTCCACCAGTTTGGTATTACCGTCACTGCAGCCGTACTGATTTCCATGTTTGTGTCTTTCACGCTCGATCCTATGCTGTCATCGATCTGGCCAGACCCGGATGCCCATGGCCATACTGCGCTGGATGCAAATGGCAAGCCTGTACGCAAGGGCTGGTATGCGAATAGCATAGGCCGTGTGCTGGAACAGTTTGAGCGTGGTGTGCAATGGTTTTCGCGTGGCTATCAGGTGATGTTGCGCTGGTCGCTCAAGCATCGTATCAAGACCTTGCTGATTGCAGCGCTGACTTTTTTCCTTGGCCTGGCAATACCGGGTACAGGCATGATCGGTTCAGAATTCGTACCGCAGGCTGACTATTCCGAAACAGGCGTTAATTACTATACGCCGGTAGGTTCATCGCTGGAGCTGACCGAGACCAAGGTGCATCAGGTAGAGGCTGTCGTGAAGGAATTCCCCGAAGTGCTGGATACCTATAGCACGGTGAATACCGGTTCGGCACAGGGCAAGAATTATGTGACCACCTTTATCCGCCTGGTACCACGCAAGGACAGGGCAAGGACTACCAGCCAGATGTCAGTACCACTGCGCACGCGCCTGAGCCAGATAGCTGGAATTACGGTCACGCATATCGGTGCGCTGGATGGTGTCGGTGGTGATAACAAGAATCTGCGTTTCAGTCTGCAGGGCAGTGATCTTGGTGAGTTGGCGAAATTGTCGGAGCAGGTACAGGGAAAACTGCGTGCCATTCCCGGCCTGGTGGATCTGGATTCCAGTCTGAAGGCGCAAAAACCAACCATCTCGGTGCAACCACGCCGTGATATCGCCGCTGACCTCGGTGTAGGTGTGGCCCAGATAGGTGGTGCTTTGCGGCCTTTGCTGGCAGGCGAGATTGCCACTACCTGGCGTGCACCTGACGAAGAAAACTACGATGTCACCGTGCGCCTCTCGCCGAACGACAGAAATAACCCTGAAGACCTGTCACGCCTGATGCTCAGCAGCACGCAAACCAATGCTGACGGTTCACCAAAAATGGTGCCCTTGCGTCAGGTGGCAGACATCAAGCCATCAACAGGCGCCAACCAGATCAACCGCCGCGACCTGAACCGTGAAGTCGAATTGTCTGCCAATGTGGTGGGCCGTTCTGCAGGTGAAGTCAGTGCTGAAGTCAAAAAAGTGCTGGATGGCATGCAATGGCAGCCCGGTTACCGCTACAAGATGGGCGGTGCCACCAAGAACATGACTGAATCCTTCGGCTATGCCTTGTCAGCGCTGGCTTTGGCGGTGATTTTCATCTACATGATCCTGGCATCACAATTTGCCAGTTTCTTGCAGCCGATTGCCATCATGTCGGCCCTGCCCATGACTTTGATCGGTGTTTTCCTGGCTTTGATGTTCTTCCGCTCTACCTTGAACATGTTTTCCATCATCGGTTTCATCATGTTGATGGGATTAGTTACCAAAAATGCGATTTTGCTGGTAGATTTTGCTAATCAGGCAAGAAAAGATGGCATGGGCCGCATGGAAGCCTTGCTGGAAGCGGCCCATGTGCGTCTGCGTCCCATTCTGATGACAACGCTGGCGATGGTATTTGGCATGGTGCCACTGGCCTTTGCCCTGTCTGAGGGGTCTGAGCAGCGCGCACCGATGGGACAGGCTGTGATAGGCGGGATTATCACTTCGTCATTGCTGACTTTGGTGGTTGTTCCGGTGATTTACACCTATCTGGATGATCTGGGTCTATGGATTACGCAAAAATGGCGCGGTAATCGTCAAACTGCCCAAGCGCTTTGATAAAATGCCGTTT
This is a stretch of genomic DNA from Undibacterium sp. KW1. It encodes these proteins:
- a CDS encoding efflux RND transporter periplasmic adaptor subunit, giving the protein MLKRKTFWIIAVVLLLAAGMVVMKKKSQGTVVQASASAVAVSGQTAPSTLEFLPADIVEVGNAEVRKLLALSGALRAINQAAVKAKVAGDITEVLVREGEAVQAGQVLIKMDSSDYLARQEQAKGALNAAQGQLEIARLARDNNKALLEKSFISKNAYDNTNSQYAIAVANVDSAKAALNVAQKALADTVIRAPISGMISNRMVQPGEKISPDNRLLDVVDLRMLEMEAPVPTQDIASIKIGQAVQLKIEGVPAAVDGKVVRINPATTAGSRSIMAYVQVANPDTILRAGMFGEAQLVVDKKSEVLTVPETAIQYEAEQAFVYAIENNVLQQKPVKLGLRGENQGKPVVEVLSGLAPQAKIVKANLGRLRAGVAVKLITTTGKV
- a CDS encoding efflux RND transporter permease subunit — its product is MWFTRISIGNPVLATMMMVAFVVLGLFSYKRLRVDQFPDITFPVVVIQTDYPGAAPETIESDITRKVEETVNTINGISALTSRSYEGTSVVILEFDLTVDPAQAAQDVREKVALIKAGFRKEVKEPRVTRYDPSDKPIFSVSVTNDEKIKKRDFRELTTIGDQLVKKRLENVRGVGSVTLVGGVKREIKIYLKPGEMESLGLGVDQVINALRNENQELPTGAIRALDNEKVVQIQGRIKNPQDFARIIVARRGGQPVMLSQVASVVDGQEEQESLALYNGQRTVALDILKAQGQNTIEVADGLTAALQALEPQLQAQYPGVKVQVIKDGSRQIRVGVENVRRTLIEGAALTVLIVFLFLNSWRSTVITGLTLPVALIGTFLFMDMFGFTINMITLMALSLCVGLLIDDAIVVRENIVRHAGMKVNGKFKDHHTAALEGTAEIGLAVLATTFSIVAVFLPVGFMGGIIGRFFHQFGITVTAAVLISMFVSFTLDPMLSSIWPDPDAHGHTALDANGKPVRKGWYANSIGRVLEQFERGVQWFSRGYQVMLRWSLKHRIKTLLIAALTFFLGLAIPGTGMIGSEFVPQADYSETGVNYYTPVGSSLELTETKVHQVEAVVKEFPEVLDTYSTVNTGSAQGKNYVTTFIRLVPRKDRARTTSQMSVPLRTRLSQIAGITVTHIGALDGVGGDNKNLRFSLQGSDLGELAKLSEQVQGKLRAIPGLVDLDSSLKAQKPTISVQPRRDIAADLGVGVAQIGGALRPLLAGEIATTWRAPDEENYDVTVRLSPNDRNNPEDLSRLMLSSTQTNADGSPKMVPLRQVADIKPSTGANQINRRDLNREVELSANVVGRSAGEVSAEVKKVLDGMQWQPGYRYKMGGATKNMTESFGYALSALALAVIFIYMILASQFASFLQPIAIMSALPMTLIGVFLALMFFRSTLNMFSIIGFIMLMGLVTKNAILLVDFANQARKDGMGRMEALLEAAHVRLRPILMTTLAMVFGMVPLAFALSEGSEQRAPMGQAVIGGIITSSLLTLVVVPVIYTYLDDLGLWITQKWRGNRQTAQAL